The DNA window CGGTGCGCGTTCACGATCGCTGCCGGGCCGAAGTACTGGCCGTCGGTCCAGAACACCGGGCAGGAGCTGGTGCAGGCTGCACACAGGATGCACTTGGTGGTGTCGTCGAACCGCTCACGGTCCTCGGGGGACTGGTGACGCTCAGCAGTCGGCTCGGGGGAGTTGTTCACCAGGAAGGGCATGATCTCGCGGTAGGACTGGAAGAAGGGCTCCATGTCCACGATCAGGTCCTTCTCGATGGGCAGACCCTTGATGGCCTCCACGGTGATGGGCTTGGAGGTGTCCAGGTCCTTCAGCAGCGTCTTGCAGGCCAGGCGGTTGCGGCCGTTGATGCGCATCGCATCGGAGCCGCAGATGCCGTGGGCGCAGGAGCGGCGGAAGGTCAGGGACCCGTCGATCTCCCACTTGACCTTGTGCAGGGCATCCAGCACGCGGTCGGTGCCGTACATGGTGAGAGTCCACTCGTCCCACCAGGCATCCTCAGCACGTTCGGGATCGTAGCGGCGCACCTTCAGGGTGATGTCGAAGCTGGGCACTTCACCGCCGGATCCGCCGGCCTCGGCCAGATCGATCTTGGAGGCAGGTTCTGCGACTTCTTGGGTGGGGGTGCTCATCAGTACTTACGCTCCATCGGCTCGTAGCGGGTGAAGACGACAGGTTTGGTCTCGAAGCGGATGCCCTTGGTGCCTTCGGTCTCGGCCTCAGGATCGTTGTAGAGCATCGAATGCAGCATGAAGTTGTCGTCGTCGCGGTCCGGGAAGTCCTCGCGGTAGTGACCGCCGCGGGACTCCTGACGGTGCAGGGCCGCCACGGTCATGGCTTCAGCCATATCCAGCAGGAAGCCCAGCTCCACAGCCTCGAGCAGATCGAGGTTGAAGCGCTTGCCCTTGTCCTGGATCTGGACGTTCTGGTAGCGCTGGCGCAGCTCCTCGATCTTGGCCAGCGCCTCCTTGATGGTCGTCTCGGAGCGGAACACCTGCATGTTCGCGTCCATGGTCTCCTGCAGCTCGGAGCGCAGGGTCGCCACCCGCTCGCCGCCCTGGCCGTCGCGGACCACGTTGAGCAGCTGCTCGGTGTAGGCGGCCGGGTTCTCCGGCAGCTCCACGAACTCGGCTGTTGTGGCGTACTCGGCGGCGGCGATGCCGGCGCGCTTGCCGAAGACGTTGATGTCCAGCAGGGAGTTGGTGCCCAGGCGGTTGGAGCCGTGCACGGACACACAGGCGACCTCGCCGGCGGCGTAGAGGCCCGGGACCACAGTGTCGTTGTCCTGGAGGACCTCAGCCTCGACGTTGGTCGGGATGCCGCCCATCGCGTAGTGGCAGGTCGGGAAGACCGGCACCGGCTCGGTGTAGGGCTCCACACCCAGGTAGGTGCGGGCGAACTCGGTGATGTCCGGGAGCTTGGCATCGATGTGCTCGGGCTCCAGGTGGGTCAGGTCCAGCAGCACATAGTCCTTGTTCGGACCGCAGCCGCGGCCCTCGCGGACCTCGTTCGCCATGGAACGGGCCACGATGTCACGCGGTGCGAGGTCCTTGATGGTCGGGGCGTAGCGCTCCATGAAGCGCTCACCCTCCGAGTTGCGGAGGATGCCGCCCTCACCGCGGGCCGCCTCGGAGAGCAGGATGCCCAGGCCGGCCAGACCGGTGGGGTGGAACTGGACGAACTCCATGTCTTCCAGCGGGATGCCCCGGCGGTAGGCGATGGCCATGCCGTCGCCGGTCAGGGTGTGCGCGTTGGAGGTGGTCTTGAAGATCTTGCCCAGACCGCCGGAGGCGAAGACCACCGACTTGGCCTGGAAGACGTGGATCTCACCGTTGGCCAGATCGTAGGAGACCACACCTGCGGTCTTCTTCTGGGTGTAGGTGGTGCCGTCCTCGGCGGTGACCTCTTCGTCCACCGTCAGCAGGTCCAGCACGTAGTACTCGTTGAAGAACTCGACGTTGTGCTTGACGCAGTTCTGGTAGAGGGTCTGCAGGATCATGTGACCGGTGCGGTCCGCGGCATAGCAGGCACGGCGGACTGCGGCCTTGCCGTGGTCACGGGTGTGGCCGCCGAAGCGGCGCTGGTCGATCTTGCCCTCAGGAGTGCGGTTGAAGGGCAGACCCATCTTCTCCAGGTCGAGGACGGCGTCGATGGCTTCCTTCGCCATGACCTCGGCCGCGTCCTGGTCGACGAGGTAGTCGCCGCCCTTGACGGTGTCGAAGGTGTGCCACTCCCAGTTGTCCTCTTCCACGTTGGCCAGTGCGGCGCACATGCCGCCCTGGGCGGCACCGGTGTGGGACCGGGTGGGGTAGAGCTTGGTCAGCACTGCGGTGTGCGCACGCTGGCCGGATTCGATGGCGGCGCGCATACCTGCGCCGCCGGCGCCGACGATGAGCACGTCGTACTTGTGAACCTGCATGAACTTGGGGCTCTTTCTGTCAGTCAGTGCGGTGAAGAAGGGGTGCGGTCGGCGCTCTAGAGGTCGTGGCAGAACGCCGGCACGGACTCGAGCAGCTCGCCGGTCTGGTTGTCCACCAGGCAGGGCTCAAAGGTGAAGATCACCATGGTGCCCAGGACGATGACCACCGTGGAGCTGACGAAGAGGATGGACTTCAGCCACAGGCGGGTGGAGTCCTTCTCCGCGTAGTCGTTGATGATCGTGCGCATGCCGTTGGTGCCGTGCAGCATGGCCAGCCACAGCATGGTCAGGTCCCAGAACTGCCAGACGGGGTTGGCCCACTTGCCGGCCACGAAGCCGAAGTCGATCTGGTGGATGCCGTCGCCGACCATCAGGTTGACCCAGAGGTGGACGAAGATCAGCACCACCAGGGCCAGGCCGGAGACTCGCATGAAGACCCAGGTGGCCATCTCGAAGCTGCCGTTGGAGCCCTTGGTGCGGAGGTACTTGGGGTCGATCCGTCCGGAGCGCGGTGCCTCGATGCCCTGCGCGGGGAGGAGTGAGTCAGAGTTCGTCGTCGTCATGATTCGGTCATCCTCCCTGGACGAAGAGCATCAGGTGGCGGACGCTGAATGCGGCCATGGTCACGAACCACAGGGCCAGCACGGCCCAGAGCATCTGACGGTGGTAACGGGTTCCCTGCTTCCAGAAGTCCACCAGGATGATCCGCAGGCCGTTGAAGGCGTGGAAGACGATGGCGCCCACCAGGCCGATCTCGCCGACGATCATGATGGGGTTCTTATAGGCGCCGATGACGGCGTCATAGGCCTCCGGGGACACTCGCACGAGCGAAGTGTCCAGCACGTGGACCAGAAGGAAGAAGAAGATGCCGACTCCGGTGATCCGGTGCCCCACCCAGGACCACATTCCTTCGCGGCCTCTGTAGAGGGTGCCCCGGCCGGTCGGGGCGCTCTTTGTCTGCGTCACTGTGTACAAACCTCCCTGCATCGTCGCATGGCGTTCCGCGCCGCCTTGTCTTGGGTGCGTAGTCGATCGCGTTCGGCGGTGCGGGCGTGTGACGCCGGTGCGAGTGCGATCTCATACCAGGGTAAGGCACCGCCGTCAGTGACGTGGACCGCGTTCCTGCCCCGGACGCGTCGTTGCGCAGATCATGGTAGGCACAACTCGGCTCCAGGACCGAAACGACGCACAGAGCCGATGTTGTTCTACACGCGGTAGAAAATCGCAATGAATGTGAAACATGGAAAAGCCGTTCTCCGATGTCAGCTCAGTGCGCCCTGCCGTACCCTGGTGGAGTGACTCAAGCGCTCCCGAACTTCTACACCGTCATCCCTGCCGGTGGAGTGGGCACCAGGCTGTGGCCGCTCTCGCGCGCCAATGCGCCCAAGTTCCTCCACGACCTGACCGGTGCCGGAACGACTCTCATCCGTGGGACCTTCGAACGGCTGGCCCCGCTGACCGGGGACCGGGTGATGGTGGTGACCGGGGAGTCCCACCGGGATGCGGTCCGGGAGCAGATCCCGGAGCTCGCCGGGGGAGACCTGGTGCTGGAGCCCTCACCCAAAGACTCTGCGGCCGCCATCGGACTGGCCGCCGCCATCCTTCACCGTCGCGACCCCGAGATCATCATGGGATCCTTCGCCGCGGACCAGGTCATCGCTCCGGTGGACATCTTCCAGGAGGCGGTGAAGGAGGCCGCCGTCACCGCGGCCACCGGCAGGATCGTCACCATCGGCATCAAACCTACGACGCCGGCCACCGGCTTCGGCTACATCCGCCAGGGTGAGGCGCTGAGCATCGACGGCGCCCCGCATGCCTGCGAGGTGGCCGAGTTCGTGGAGAAGCCCGGGGAGCAGAAGGCTCAGGAGTACGTCGACGGCGGATCCCACCTGTGGAACGCCGGCATGTTCGTCGCTCCGGTGGGCCTGCTGCTGGAACATCTGAAGGCCAACGAACCACAGCTGCATGACGGCCTCGTGGAGATCGCCGCCGCCTGGGGCACCGAGCGGCAGCAGGAGGTGATGGCCCGGATCTGGCCCACCCTGCCCAAGACCGCCATCGACTACGCAGTCGCCGAGCCGGCCGCCGCGGCCGGCGACGTCGCCGTCATCCCCGGGCACTTCACCTGGGACGACGTCGGCGACTTCGCCGCCATCGCCCGGCTCAACCCAGCCGAGGACGAAGATCAGATGACCGTGCTGGGCGATTCCTCCCGGGTCTATTCGGACGAGTCCTCCGGTGTGGTCGTCTCCGAGACCGACCGTGTGGTGGCGCTGATCGGGGTCAGGGACATCGTGGTGGTGGACACCGACGACGCCC is part of the Nesterenkonia lacusekhoensis genome and encodes:
- a CDS encoding succinate dehydrogenase iron-sulfur subunit gives rise to the protein MSTPTQEVAEPASKIDLAEAGGSGGEVPSFDITLKVRRYDPERAEDAWWDEWTLTMYGTDRVLDALHKVKWEIDGSLTFRRSCAHGICGSDAMRINGRNRLACKTLLKDLDTSKPITVEAIKGLPIEKDLIVDMEPFFQSYREIMPFLVNNSPEPTAERHQSPEDRERFDDTTKCILCAACTSSCPVFWTDGQYFGPAAIVNAHRFIFDSRDDAGDMRLEVLNDREGVWRCRTTFNCTDACPRGIEVTKAIQEVKTAILTRSL
- the sdhC gene encoding succinate dehydrogenase, cytochrome b556 subunit, which gives rise to MQGGLYTVTQTKSAPTGRGTLYRGREGMWSWVGHRITGVGIFFFLLVHVLDTSLVRVSPEAYDAVIGAYKNPIMIVGEIGLVGAIVFHAFNGLRIILVDFWKQGTRYHRQMLWAVLALWFVTMAAFSVRHLMLFVQGG
- the sdhA gene encoding succinate dehydrogenase flavoprotein subunit; amino-acid sequence: MQVHKYDVLIVGAGGAGMRAAIESGQRAHTAVLTKLYPTRSHTGAAQGGMCAALANVEEDNWEWHTFDTVKGGDYLVDQDAAEVMAKEAIDAVLDLEKMGLPFNRTPEGKIDQRRFGGHTRDHGKAAVRRACYAADRTGHMILQTLYQNCVKHNVEFFNEYYVLDLLTVDEEVTAEDGTTYTQKKTAGVVSYDLANGEIHVFQAKSVVFASGGLGKIFKTTSNAHTLTGDGMAIAYRRGIPLEDMEFVQFHPTGLAGLGILLSEAARGEGGILRNSEGERFMERYAPTIKDLAPRDIVARSMANEVREGRGCGPNKDYVLLDLTHLEPEHIDAKLPDITEFARTYLGVEPYTEPVPVFPTCHYAMGGIPTNVEAEVLQDNDTVVPGLYAAGEVACVSVHGSNRLGTNSLLDINVFGKRAGIAAAEYATTAEFVELPENPAAYTEQLLNVVRDGQGGERVATLRSELQETMDANMQVFRSETTIKEALAKIEELRQRYQNVQIQDKGKRFNLDLLEAVELGFLLDMAEAMTVAALHRQESRGGHYREDFPDRDDDNFMLHSMLYNDPEAETEGTKGIRFETKPVVFTRYEPMERKY
- a CDS encoding mannose-1-phosphate guanylyltransferase; its protein translation is MTQALPNFYTVIPAGGVGTRLWPLSRANAPKFLHDLTGAGTTLIRGTFERLAPLTGDRVMVVTGESHRDAVREQIPELAGGDLVLEPSPKDSAAAIGLAAAILHRRDPEIIMGSFAADQVIAPVDIFQEAVKEAAVTAATGRIVTIGIKPTTPATGFGYIRQGEALSIDGAPHACEVAEFVEKPGEQKAQEYVDGGSHLWNAGMFVAPVGLLLEHLKANEPQLHDGLVEIAAAWGTERQQEVMARIWPTLPKTAIDYAVAEPAAAAGDVAVIPGHFTWDDVGDFAAIARLNPAEDEDQMTVLGDSSRVYSDESSGVVVSETDRVVALIGVRDIVVVDTDDALLVTTTDHAQSVKQAVEALQKKGDSDVL
- a CDS encoding succinate dehydrogenase hydrophobic membrane anchor subunit, which encodes MTTTNSDSLLPAQGIEAPRSGRIDPKYLRTKGSNGSFEMATWVFMRVSGLALVVLIFVHLWVNLMVGDGIHQIDFGFVAGKWANPVWQFWDLTMLWLAMLHGTNGMRTIINDYAEKDSTRLWLKSILFVSSTVVIVLGTMVIFTFEPCLVDNQTGELLESVPAFCHDL